From a single Calothrix sp. NIES-2098 genomic region:
- a CDS encoding alcohol dehydrogenase has product MKNKQVLLKSRPVGEPKESDFAVVKTPIPEPGEGEVCNRTIYLSLDPYMRGRMSDRESYAAPAELGSVMVGSTVSQVIKSQHPNFSVGDFVLGYGGWQSYGVAKGETLRKLDPNQAPISKKR; this is encoded by the coding sequence ATGAAAAATAAACAAGTCTTACTGAAAAGCCGCCCGGTGGGGGAACCGAAAGAAAGTGATTTTGCTGTTGTGAAAACTCCAATTCCAGAACCCGGAGAAGGCGAAGTTTGCAACCGCACTATTTATCTATCTCTCGACCCTTATATGCGTGGACGCATGAGCGATCGCGAGTCCTATGCTGCGCCTGCGGAGTTAGGATCTGTAATGGTTGGTAGTACTGTTAGCCAAGTGATTAAATCTCAGCATCCTAATTTCTCTGTGGGTGATTTTGTCCTGGGTTATGGCGGTTGGCAAAGCTACGGTGTAGCCAAAGGCGAGACTTTGCGTAAACTTGACCCGAATCAAGCGCCTATTTCCAAAAAGCGTTGA